Proteins encoded within one genomic window of Anopheles gambiae chromosome 3, idAnoGambNW_F1_1, whole genome shotgun sequence:
- the LOC1280374 gene encoding toll-like receptor 7 has product MQQRSSRAGVSVSTMELLLRLAVLVCTVTLAASSQCTWEYEKSSVVCRLRTLERTGLDLQGAEGTSRLDIACSELILFESQLPRNSFSRLAALGELRLESCKLLQLPEGAFEGLLALKKLSVNTRNYEWGPGKVLELQAGSMRGLKELQSLDLSDNNIRALPDGFLCPLTGLKVLNLTNNRFRSAEALGLAEKSCPGGSELQALNLAYNELRSVPTGWGVSKLRRLQHLNLEFNNISEVHGDALAGLGSLRTLNLSYNHLETLPGGLFAGSRDLREIHLQGNQIYELPRGLFHRLEQLLVLDLSRNQLSSHHVDNGTFSGLIRLVVLNLAHNALTRIDARTFAELYFLQILDLRNNSIGYIEDNAFLPVYNLHTLNLAENRLHTLDDRLFNGLFVLSKLTLNNNLISIVEPNVFRNCSDLKELDLSSNQLTEVPYAIRDLSMLRALDLGENQIARIENGTFANLNQLTGLRLIDNQIENVTVGMFADLPRLSVLNLAKNRVQNIERGSFDRNLDIEAIRLDGNFLTDINGIFATLASLLWLNLAENHLVWFDYAFIPSNLKWLDIHGNYIESLGNYYKLQEEIKVKTLDASHNRLTDLGPMNVPNSVELLFVNDNHIGTIHANTFIDKVNLARVDLYANALKKLQLHQLRVAPAPPTTERPLPEFYLGGNPFECDCSMEWMQRVNNLTTRQHPKIMDLPNVECIMPHARGSPIRPIVSLQPKDFLCRYETHCFALCHCCDFDACDCEMTCPSNCTCYHDQTWGTNVVDCGNQGAAAAAAGGLRPVPMDATEVYLDGNDIPELQHHVFIGRKNLKVLYANASRIATIQNRTFAGLTALQALHLEDNALQRIHGYEFENLALLRELYLQNNGLQSIANGSFAPLYSLRVLRLDGNRLVTMPLFQLQAAQGNLQALQSLSLGRNPWSCRCRFLPELTAFVADNAVIVQDPQDVYCADDGVHRELDFNVSAACSDFYAGRSVLPGDGLPETYIMLMALAVVLVCLLLLAVLMFVFREPLRFWLFSRYGVRVFGPRCEDSEKLYDAILLYSAKDAELVARSIAGELENGRPPLRLCLQHRDLPEDASHLQLLEASRASRRIVVLLSRNFLQTEWSRCELRRAVHDALRGRPHKLVVVEEGGGVLLEAENDVELVPYLKTTTVTRVRRGDRHFWEKLRYALPVEAPYRGNNYTIDHHERVKQTGGGGGGGAGGQGGAGVMFRQPPPPAYCPEIDEANYSSATTATPSPRPSRRGMVEVPTQRPPSEHIYSSIDSDYSTLECENMVMAPAGVHRPSWRSAGGAGGPGGHPGVQNGGTMHPHGAGAGGHHVQAYLV; this is encoded by the coding sequence ATGCAGCAACGAAGCAGTAGAGCCGGCGTGTCCGTCTCAACGAtggagctgctgctccggCTAGCGGTGCTGGTGTGCACCGTCACGCTGGCCGCCAGCTCCCAGTGCACGTGGGAGTACGAAAAGTCCAGCGTCGTCTGCCGGCTACGGACACTGGAGCGTACCGGGCTGGACCTGCAAGGGGCCGAGGGCACGTCCCGGCTGGACATTGCGTGCAGCGAGCTGATCCTGTTCGAGAGCCAGCTGCCGCGGAACAGCTTTAGCCGGCTGGCCGCGCTCGGCGAGCTGCGGCTCGAGTCGTgcaagctgctgcagctgcccgAGGGTGCCTTTGAGGGGCTGCTCGCCCTGAAGAAGCTGAGCGTCAACACGCGCAACTACGAGTGGGGCCCGGGCAAGGTGCTGGAGCTGCAGGCCGGCTCCATGCGCGGCCTGAAGGAGCTGCAATCGCTCGACCTGAGCGACAACAACATCCGCGCCCTGCCCGATGGCTTTCTGTGCCCGCTGACCGGGCTGAAGGTGCTGAATCTCACCAACAACCGCTTCCGGTCGGCGGAAGCGCTCGGGCTGGCCGAGAAGAGCTGCCCGGGCGGGTCGGAGCTGCAGGCGCTCAACCTCGCCTACAACGAGCTGCGGTCCGTGCCGACCGGCTGGGGCGTCTCGAAGCTGCGCCGCCTGCAGCACCTCAACCTCGAGTTCAACAACATCTCCGAGGTGCACGGCGACGCGCTGGCCGGGCTCGGGTCGCTCCGCACGCTCAACCTGAGCTACAACCATCTGGAGACGCTGCCGGGCGGTCTGTTCGCCGGGTCGCGCGATCTGCGCGAGATCCAcctgcagggcaaccagatcTACGAGCTGCCCCGCGGGCTGTTCCACCGGCTCGAGCAGCTGCTCGTGCTGGACCTGTCGCGCAACCAGCTGTCGTCGCACCACGTCGACAACGGCACGTTCTCGGGCCTGATCCGGCTGGTCGTGCTCAACCTGGCCCACAACGCGCTGACCCGCATCGACGCCCGCACCTTTGCCGAGCTGTACTTCCTGCAGATACTGGATCTGCGCAACAACTCGATCGGCTACATCGAGGACAACGCGTTCCTGCCGGTGTACAATCTGCACACGCTCAACCTGGCGGAGAACCGGCTGCACACGCTCGACGACCGTCTGTTCAACGGGCTGTTCGTGCTGTCGAAGCTAACGCTCAACAACAACCTCATCAGCATCGTCGAGCCGAACGTGTTCCGCAACTGTTCCGACCTGAAGGAGCTCGACCTCAGCTCGAACCAGCTGACCGAGGTGCCGTACGCGATCCGCGACCTGTCGATGCTGCGGGCGCTCGATCTGGGCGAGAACCAAATAGCACGCATCGAGAATGGCACGTTCGCGAACCTGAACCAGCTGACCGGGCTGCGGCTGATCGACAACCAGATTGAAAACGTCACGGTCGGCATGTTTGCCGATCTGCCCCGGCTCTCGGTGCTCAACCTGGCGAAGAACCGGGTGCAGAACATTGAGCGCGGCTCGTTCGACCGCAACCTGGACATCGAGGCGATCCGGCTGGACGGCAACTTCCTGACCGACATTAACGGCATCTTTGCGACGCTCGCCTCGCTGCTGTGGCTCAACCTGGCCGAGAACCATCTGGTGTGGTTCGACTACGCGTTCATCCCGAGCAACCTGAAGTGGCTGGACATTCACGGTAATTACATCGAGTCGCTCGGCAACTACTACAAGCTGCAGGAGGAGATTAAGGTGAAGACGCTCGATGCGAGCCACAACCGGCTGACGGATCTGGGGCCGATGAACGTCCCGAACAGCGTCGAGCTGCTGTTCGTCAACGACAACCACATTGGCACGATTCACGCAAACACTTTCATCGACAAGGTGAACCTGGCGCGGGTCGACCTGTACGCGAACGCGCTGAAGAAGCTGCAGCTGCACCAGCTGCGTGTTGCTCCGGCTCCTCCGACGACCGAACGGCCGCTGCCCGAGTTCTACCTCGGCGGCAATCCCTTCGAGTGTGACTGTTCGATGGAGTGGATGCAGCGCGTGAACAATCTCACCACGCGGCAGCACCCGAAGATTATGGATCTGCCGAACGTGGAGTGCATTATGCCGCACGCGCGGGGATCCCCCATCCGCCCGATCGTGTCGCTCCAGCCGAAAGACTTCCTGTGCCGGTACGAGACGCACTGTTTCGCGCTGTGCCACTGCTGTGACTTTGACGCTTGCGACTGCGAGATGACGTGCCCGTCGAACTGCACCTGCTACCACGATCAAACCTGGGGCACGAACGTGGTCGACTGTGGCAATCAGggtgcggcggcggctgcggccgGTGGCCTGCGCCCGGTGCCGATGGACGCGACCGAGGTGTACCTGGACGGGAATGACATCCCGGAGCTGCAGCATCACGTGTTTATTGGGCGCAAGAATCTGAAGGTGCTGTACGCGAACGCAAGCCGCATTGCGACGATTCAGAACCGAACGTTCGCCGGGTTGACGGCACTGCAGGCGCTCCATCTGGAGGACAATGCGCTGCAGCGCATCCACGGGTATGAGTTTGAAAATCTGGCCCTGCTGCGGGAGCTCTACCTGCAGAACAACGGCCTCCAGAGCATCGCGAATGGGTCGTTTGCACCGCTGTACTCCCTGCGGGTGCTTCGGCTCGATGGCAACCGGCTGGTGACGATGCCCCTGTTCCAACTGCAGGCTGCTCAGGGCAATCTTCAGGCTCTCCAGTCCCTGTCGCTCGGTCGCAATCCGTGGAGCTGCCGGTGTCGGTTCCTTCCCGAGCTGACCGCCTTCGTCGCAGACAACGCAGTCATCGTGCAGGACCCGCAGGACGTGTACTGTGCCGACGATGGCGTGCACCGCGAGCTGGACTTTAACGTGAGTGCCGCGTGCAGCGACTTTTACGCCGGCCGCTCGGTCCTCCCGGGCGACGGACTGCCCGAGACGTACATCATGCTGATGGCGCTGGCGGTCGTGCTGgtctgcctgctgctgctcgccgtGCTGATGTTCGTGTTCCGCGAGCCGCTGCGCTTCTGGCTGTTCTCGCGCTACGGCGTGCGCGTGTTTGGGCCGCGCTGCGAGGACTCGGAAAAGCTGTACGACGCCATCCTGCTGTACTCGGCCAAGGACGCCGAGCTGGTGGCGCGCAGCATCGCAGGCGAGCTGGAGAATGGTCGGCCACCGTTGCGGCTCTGTCTGCAGCACCGGGATCTGCCCGAGGACGCGTCGCACCTGCAGCTGCTGGAGGCGTCGCGTGCCTCCCGGCGGATAGTGGTGCTGCTGTCGCGCAACTTCCTGCAGACGGAGTGGAGCCGGTGCGAGCTGCGCCGGGCCGTGCACGATGCGCTGCGCGGCCGTCCCCACAAGCTGGTCGTGGTGGAGGAGGGTGGCGGCGTGCTGCTGGAGGCGGAGAACGACGTCGAGCTGGTGCCCTACCTgaagacgacgacggtgaCGCGGGTGCGGCGCGGCGACCGCCACTTCTGGGAGAAGCTGCGGTACGCGCTGCCCGTGGAGGCGCCCTACCGCGGCAACAACTACACCATCGACCATCACGAGCGCGTGAAGCAGACGGGGGGCGGCGGGGGCGGAGGTGCGGGGGGTCAGGGAGGGGCCGGTGTGATGTTccggcagccgccgccgcccgcctACTGTCCCGAGATCGACGAGGCGAACTACTCGTCGGCGACGACGGCCACCCCGTCGCCGCGGCCGTCGCGCCGCGGCATGGTGGAAGTGCCGACCCAGCGGCCGCCGAGCGAGCACATCTACTCGAGCATCGACTCCGACTACAGTACGCTCGAGTGCGAGAACATGGTGATGGCACCGGCCGGCGTCCATCGGCCGTCGTGGCGTTCGGCGGGCGGCGCTGGCGGCCCCGGTGGCCATCCGGGCGTCCAGAACGGTGGCACGATGCATCCGCACGGTGCGGGTGCCGGCGGCCACCACGTGCAGGCGTATCTGGTGTGA